One window of the Desulfovibrio sp. JC010 genome contains the following:
- the rplR gene encoding 50S ribosomal protein L18: protein MKMTKEQARQRKKIRIRKKISGTAARPRLVVFRSNKHIYAQLVDDLIGKTVTASSSKALAKDGEALKLTCETAAQVGKDIAAKAKELKIETVVFDRSGYIYHGRVKALADGAREGGLKF from the coding sequence ATGAAAATGACTAAAGAACAGGCAAGACAGCGTAAAAAGATCCGCATCCGCAAGAAAATCAGCGGTACTGCAGCTCGCCCGCGTCTTGTTGTATTCCGTTCAAATAAGCACATCTACGCTCAGCTCGTGGATGATCTGATTGGCAAAACCGTGACCGCTTCTTCTTCCAAAGCCCTCGCCAAAGATGGTGAAGCTCTTAAGCTCACCTGCGAGACTGCAGCTCAGGTCGGTAAAGACATCGCTGCCAAGGCTAAGGAACTGAAGATCGAAACAGTCGTATTCGACCGTAGCGGTTATATCTATCACGGCAGGGTCAAGGCCCTGGCAGACGGCGCTCGTGAGGGTGGCCTGAAATTCTAA
- the rplE gene encoding 50S ribosomal protein L5 — protein MTRLEQIYTDKVAPALNKEFGYKSSMEIPGIKAISLNIGLGEASQNAKLIDGAVEELTAIAGQRAVVTRAKKSIAAFKLREGMPVGSRVTLRRDLMWDFLDKLISFALPRVRDFRGIPDKGFDGRGNFTLGIKELTIFPEIQLDKIEITKGMNVTIVTSAKTDKEGKMLLELLGMPFKK, from the coding sequence ATGACACGTCTCGAACAAATATATACGGACAAGGTCGCCCCGGCTCTTAACAAAGAGTTCGGGTACAAGAGCTCGATGGAGATTCCCGGTATCAAGGCAATCTCTCTTAACATCGGACTCGGTGAAGCAAGCCAGAACGCTAAGCTCATCGACGGTGCTGTGGAAGAACTGACCGCTATTGCTGGTCAGCGCGCAGTCGTCACCAGAGCGAAAAAGTCAATTGCAGCTTTTAAGCTGCGCGAAGGAATGCCTGTAGGTTCCCGTGTAACTCTTCGCAGAGATCTCATGTGGGACTTCCTGGACAAGCTGATCAGCTTTGCACTTCCTCGTGTACGCGACTTTCGCGGTATTCCTGACAAAGGCTTCGATGGACGCGGTAACTTCACCCTCGGAATCAAGGAACTGACTATCTTTCCTGAGATTCAGCTCGATAAGATCGAGATCACCAAGGGTATGAACGTGACTATCGTCACCTCAGCTAAAACTGATAAAGAAGGCAAGATGCTCCTCGAGCTTCTTGGTATGCCCTTCAAGAAATAG
- the rpmD gene encoding 50S ribosomal protein L30, translating to MLKVKLVRSMIGCNPKQRATVKALGLRKIRQEKSFEDTPVIRGMIKKVEHLVEVTES from the coding sequence ATGCTTAAGGTAAAACTCGTTCGCAGCATGATCGGCTGCAATCCCAAACAGCGTGCCACTGTTAAGGCACTGGGACTGCGTAAGATCAGACAGGAAAAAAGCTTTGAAGATACTCCCGTTATCCGCGGGATGATCAAAAAAGTTGAGCACCTTGTGGAGGTAACTGAATCATGA
- the rpsE gene encoding 30S ribosomal protein S5 — translation MEQNDLGLIEKIVYLNRVAKVVKGGRRFSFSALVVVGDGKGQVGFGLGKANEVPEAIRKASEKARKEMITVPLLDGTLPYEVLGRYGAGRVMLKPASKGTGIIAGGPVRAVLEVVGVHDILTKAIGTNNPHNVLRATVAGLASLRSAEEVGQLRGKKVVTPRK, via the coding sequence ATGGAACAGAATGATCTGGGTCTGATTGAAAAAATCGTTTACCTCAACCGAGTTGCTAAAGTTGTAAAGGGTGGTAGAAGGTTCTCCTTCAGTGCCCTGGTTGTGGTAGGTGACGGTAAAGGTCAGGTCGGTTTCGGACTTGGTAAGGCAAACGAGGTTCCGGAAGCTATCAGAAAAGCTTCTGAGAAAGCTCGCAAAGAAATGATCACCGTACCTCTTCTGGACGGTACTCTTCCTTACGAAGTTCTCGGCCGTTACGGTGCAGGACGCGTAATGCTCAAGCCCGCTTCCAAGGGTACCGGTATCATCGCCGGTGGTCCCGTGCGTGCGGTACTTGAAGTTGTAGGCGTACACGATATCCTTACCAAGGCTATCGGCACCAACAACCCGCATAACGTCCTTCGCGCGACTGTCGCCGGTCTCGCTTCTCTGCGCAGCGCAGAAGAAGTAGGCCAGCTTCGCGGGAAGAAAGTTGTGACTCCCAGAAAGTAG
- the rplF gene encoding 50S ribosomal protein L6, with the protein MSRIGKKPIEIPSGVEVTVGADVVSVKGPKGTITTPVHPMVSFTVADNVVEVKRSGDSRQERAQHGLHRSLLSNCIEGVSKGFSKTLEVVGVGYKVNVQGKNIVLNVGFSHPVNYELPAGIEANAEGNTKLTISGVDKQLVGEVAAQLRRVRPPEPYKGKGIKYIDEQIRRKAGKSGK; encoded by the coding sequence ATGTCCAGAATTGGAAAAAAACCTATTGAGATACCTTCCGGAGTGGAAGTAACTGTTGGTGCTGACGTGGTTTCCGTAAAGGGCCCCAAAGGCACCATCACCACACCGGTACACCCCATGGTCAGCTTCACTGTTGCTGATAATGTGGTCGAGGTGAAGAGGTCTGGCGATTCCCGTCAGGAACGTGCTCAGCACGGCCTGCATCGCTCCTTGCTTTCCAACTGCATTGAAGGAGTCTCCAAAGGCTTCTCCAAGACTTTGGAAGTAGTCGGTGTAGGTTACAAGGTTAACGTACAGGGTAAGAACATCGTTTTGAACGTTGGTTTCTCCCACCCCGTTAACTATGAACTGCCTGCTGGAATCGAAGCTAACGCAGAAGGCAACACCAAACTCACCATCAGCGGCGTAGATAAGCAGCTGGTCGGTGAAGTTGCTGCGCAGCTTCGTCGTGTACGTCCGCCGGAGCCTTACAAAGGCAAAGGCATCAAGTACATTGATGAACAGATCAGACGCAAAGCCGGTAAGTCCGGTAAATAG
- the rpsH gene encoding 30S ribosomal protein S8, with protein sequence MPVVDPIADMLTRIRNAHGAYHKTVAIPGSKIKTAIAGILKDEGYIVDFTAEDNEINVTLKYVDGKALISGMKKISTPGRRVFVGVEDIPSVLNGLGICILSTSKGVVDGVKAKELNVGGELLCEIW encoded by the coding sequence ATGCCTGTTGTCGATCCTATCGCCGATATGCTGACCCGCATTCGCAATGCTCACGGTGCTTATCACAAGACCGTGGCCATTCCCGGGTCCAAGATCAAAACAGCAATCGCCGGGATTCTGAAGGATGAAGGTTACATCGTTGACTTCACTGCTGAAGATAACGAAATTAACGTCACCCTCAAGTATGTTGATGGAAAAGCCCTTATTAGCGGCATGAAGAAAATCAGCACACCCGGTCGTCGCGTGTTTGTAGGCGTTGAAGATATTCCCTCTGTCCTTAACGGACTCGGGATTTGCATACTTTCCACTTCAAAGGGCGTAGTTGACGGCGTTAAAGCGAAAGAGCTTAACGTTGGCGGCGAACTCTTGTGCGAAATCTGGTAG
- a CDS encoding type Z 30S ribosomal protein S14 has translation MARTALKVKAKRKPKFKVREYNRCPICGRPRAFLRKYGICRICFREKALAGELPGVRKASW, from the coding sequence TTGGCCAGGACAGCTTTAAAAGTTAAGGCGAAACGTAAGCCTAAGTTCAAAGTGCGCGAATATAACAGATGCCCCATCTGCGGTCGTCCTCGTGCATTCCTGCGCAAATACGGCATCTGCCGTATCTGCTTCAGGGAAAAGGCCCTTGCGGGTGAACTTCCCGGCGTGCGTAAAGCCAGCTGGTAA